In Arthrobacter sp. CJ23, the genomic window GGACAACTCCTCCAGGAACCCGGCGCTGGGTGCGTCCACCAACAGGCCCGCGGGACGGAGGGCCAGGAGCTTGCGGACGTCGTCGGCCCGGGGGAACTCGCCGGCATCGGTCACGGAAAGCAGGAGCTGGTAGTCGGACCCCAGCGATTCGCGGACGCCCGCAATGACCTTGGCAAAGAAGGGGTTGGCGATGTCCGGGGCTACCAGGATCACGATGGAACTGACCCCCTTGGACAGGGAACTTCCGATGCTGTCCACCACGTAGCCGAGTTCGGCGATCGCCTGGCGGACGCGGGAGACGTTGTCGTCGGAGACGCGGCCCTGAGTCTTCCCGTTGGCCACGAGGGACACCGTGGCCGTGGAGACTCCGGCCCGGGCGGCCACAATCGCCGCGGTGACGCGGTGCGCACGGGCGGCGGATGGTCCACCAGCAGCGGCCGGTCCCCCAGCAGGGGCGGGTCCACCAGCAGGGGGCTGCTGCACTCGTTCCGCGGGTTCCATGCATCGATCGTAGCCGGGATTTCGCCACTTCTGCTGCCGCAAGGCATCAAGCGCTTGACGCAATCTACGTTAAGCGCTTGACGTAATGGGCATTGCGGTGCCAAGATCTCTCTGAATGACCTAGCGCCCTGCCTGGCAGGCCCCAATGACGTGGAGATGAACATGGATCCCAACACCATGACCCCTGAACGCAAGAAGATCATCCTGGACTGCGACCCCGGACATGACGATGCGGTGGCGCTGCTCCTGGCGCACGGCAACCCGGACATCGAGCTGCTCGCCGTCACCACCGTGGTGGGCAACCAGACCCTCGAAAAGGTCACCCGCAACGCCCTCTCGGTAGGCACCATCGCCGGCATCACCGGTGTCCCCTTCGCCGCCGGCTGCGCCCGGCCCCTGGTCCGCACCATCGAAACCGCGCCGTCCATCCACGGCGAGACCGGCATGGACGGCCCCGCCCAGCTCGAGTCCACCATCGAGCTGGACCCGCGCCACGCCGTCGACCTCATCATCGAGACGATCATGGCCCACGAGCCCGGCACGGTCACCCTGGTCCCCACCGGCGGCCTCACCAACATCGCCCTGGCTGCGCGCAAGGAACCCCGCATCGTTGAACGCGTGAAGGAAGTCGTCCTCATGGGCGGCGGCTACCACGTGGGCAACTGGAGCGCCGTGGCCGAATTCAACATCATCATCGACCCCGAGGCCGCGCACATCGTGTTCAACGAGAAGTGGCCCGTGGTGATGGTCGGCCTGGACCTCACGCACCAGGCTCTGGCCACCCCGGAGGTCGTCGAGAGGATCGCCGCTGTGGGCACCAAGCCGGCCCAGTTCGTGATGGAACTGATGGAGTTCTTCACCCAGGCCTACAAGGACGCCCAGGGCTTCGACTACCCGCCGGTGCACGATCCCTGCGCCGTGGCCTACGTCATCGATCCCACCGTCATGACCACGCGCAAGGTCCCCGTGGACATCGAACTGCAGGGCAAGCTCACGCTCGGCATGACCGTGGCCGATTTCCGCGCCCCGGCACCCGAAGACTGCCACACCTCCGTAGCCGTCGACCTTGACCACGAAAAGTTCTGGAACCTCGTCACGGACGCCCTCGTCCGCATCGGCGAGCCCGGTGAGCCCCGCGAGCCCGGCACCGCCGCGCCAGCCGCCGCAGCACCGGCCGTCGCAGCCGCAGCAACCGCGGAGGCCAAGTAATGAGCACGCTCCTCACTGAAACCAAGACTACCCGCGGCAACGTCACCGCCCTCATGGTGGCCCTGCTGGCCGCCTGCGTGGCCTTCCAGCTCAACGCCTCCATGCTCAGCCCGGCCCTGGTCACCATGGGCAACGAGCTGCACACGGACCAGGCCGTCATCGGCCTTTCCCAGACCTGGTTCTTCACCGCCGCGGCCCTGTTCTCCCTGTTCCTGCCGCGCCTGAGTGACATCATCGGACGCAAGAAGATCCTGCTCGGCATGATGCTGCTGATGGCCGTCGGCTCGGTCATCGCGGCCATGGCCCCGGACGTCACCTGGCTCTTCGTGGGCCGCATCATCCAGGGCGTCAGCGGCCCCACGGTGCCGCTGTGCCTGATCATGCTGCGCTCCGCCGTCAGCAACCCGCGCAAGTACGGCACCCTCATGGGCCTCATCACGGCCGTCAACGGCGGCGTGGCCGGCGTCGACTCCTTCGTGGGCGGCTACTTCGCCGAGAACTTCGGCTTCCGCAGCATCTTCTGGCTCATGGTGGTCCTGGCCCTCGTGGCCACCGCCCTGATCGCCCTCCTGGCCGGCGAAAGCAAGCCCGCGGCCGGCACCACCATGGACTGGCTGGGCGTGTTCTTCATCGTCATCGCGGTGGGCGCCCTGCTCACGGCCCTCAACGAGGGCTCCAAGCTGGTGGGCGCATTCTCCACAGGCCCTCTGATGCTCGCCATCGGCCTGACCGTGGTTGCCGCCGCAGCGTTCTTCGCCTTCTGGACCGTGGAGAAGCGCGCCAAGGCACCCATGGTGGAAACCGTCCACCTGCGCCAGCGCTCCACCTGGGCACCGCTGCTGACCACCACCCTGACCATGACCGGCATCTTCGCCGTCATCAACGGCATTGTCCCTGCCTATGTGCAGGCGGCGGCCCCGGGCTTCGGCGTGGGACCCACCGAGATGTCGCTCATCATCCTCACCCCGTACGCCCTGCTCGGCTGGGTCATCGGCCCCATCAGCGGCCGCCTGGCCCCGGTCCTCGGCTACACCAAGGTCCTGCGCATCGGCATGGTCGGCAGCATCGCGGCCCTGGCCATCATCGCCTTCTTCGGCCTCAGCAGCCTGCCCATGATGATCGCCGGAACAGCCTTGCTGGGCATCATGTATGCGGGTACGGTCAACATCATGCTGAACGGACTCGGAGTGGTCCTCTCGCCGCAGGGCAACCCCGGCTTCCTGCCAGGCATGAACGCCGGCGCTTTCAACCTCGGCGCAGGCCTGAGCTTCCTGGTGCTGCCGGCCATCCTGGTGGCAACCTCCGCCCTGGGTGACGCCAAGGCCTCCTACCTGACCGTGGTGGTGACCGGGCTGGTCATCACCGTGGCGGCGTTCGCCGCCTCGCTGCTGATCCCGAAGCCCGTCGAGGCCGAGGTAGCCAAGTGACGCCGGAAACCACAGGCGGCCGGATCGTCGTCGTCGGATCCCTCAACGCGGACCTGACCATCTACTGCGAGCGGCTCCCGCTCCCCGGCGAGACCGTCCACGGCAACGGCTTTGCCGTCAATCCCGGGGGCAAGAGCGCCAACCAGGCGGTGGCCGCCAGCAAGCTCGGCGGGCACGTGAGCCTGGTCGGCGCGGTGGGCGACGACGCCAACGGGGCCATGCTCCTGGCTTCCACCGCCGGCGCCGGCGTGGACATCTCCCGCGTCCGCAGCTCCTCGGTCGCGGCCACCGGCGTGGCGGTCATCTCCGTGGACGCGCACGGGGAGAACAGCATCATCATCTCGGCAGGCGCCAACGGCACCCTGTCCCCCGCCGACGTCGCGGACGCCACGGACGCGTTCGAGCGCGCCGCCGTCGTCTGCCTTTGCCTTGAGGTCAGCCTCGAGACGGTCGCGGCCGCCGCACAGGCAGGGCACGACGCCGGCGCAACGGTTCTGCTGAACCTCTCGCCGTACGCGGAGATCCCGCAGAGCCTCGCGAACCTGAGCGATGTCCTGCTGGTGAACGCGCACGAGGCCTCGCTGTTCCTGGGCGATGCCGAGGTGCCTGGCGCCGGTGCCGACGCCGCGGCCTGGGAGCCCGTCCGGATGCAGTTCGCCGCCCGCGGCCTGGAGCGTGTGCTGGTGACGCTCGGCGCCCACGGTTCCGTGGTGCTCGACTCGCAGGCGGCCGAAGGCTCGCGGATCACCCGGGTTGCGCCCACCAAGGTCAACGCGGTTGACACCACCGGTGCGGGCGATGCCTTCACAGGCGCCGTCGCCGCCCGGCTCGCAGCCGGGGAATCCCTGGCCTACGCCGCCTCCTTCGCCTCCGTGGCCGCCGCCCTGGCCGCCACCAAGAAGGGCACCCAGGCTGCCTACCCGGCAGTCGAAGACGTGGAACGGCGCCTGGCGTCCTAGCTTTCCTCCAGCGCTGCCCCCGCCGTGCCCTCGTGGCTCGGCGGGGGCAGGTCCTGTTAAGCACCGTCAAGCGCCCGCGAAGACCATCCGATTATGCGTGATTTAAAAGCCTTCTCTCATTTCCATTCGATGGATAAACTGATTGAGGCTTGCTGGGGCCGTCCTTCGATACGAAAGATGCTTATGCTCCCCCTCATTGATTCCCTGGAAATCTCCACCCTTCGCTACAGCGTCCGCGGCCCGGTCTTCGCGCCGGCGGACCCTGGCTTTGACGCCGAAGTGGCAGCCTTCAACCTCTCCACCAGGCACACCCCCGACGTCGTTGTCGGGGCACTTGACGCCGACGATGTCGCCGCGGCAGTTGCGTGGGCGGCCCAACGCGGCCTCTCCATCTCCGTCCAGTCCACCGGGCACGGAGCCACCAACGCCATCGAGGGCGGGCTGCTCATCAGCACCCGCCGCATGCAGGAGCTGGAGATCGATCCGCTCGAAATGACCGCCCGGGTCGGCGCGGGCGTCCAGTGGAAAGCCGTGGTTGACGCCGCCGGCCCGCTGGGCCTGATGGGCCTCCATGGGTCCACCACCGACGTCGGCGTGGTGGGCTACACGCTGGGCGGCGGCCTGCCCGTGATGGGCCGCAAGTACGGCTTCGCAAGCGACCACGTCATTGCCTTTGAGCTGGTGACGGCCGATGGCACCCAGCAGCGCGTGACTCCGCGAAGCGACCCCCGGCTGTTCTCCCTGCTCCGGGGCGGCAAGGGAAACCTGGGCATCGTCACGGCCATGGAGTTCAAGCTGTTCCTGCTCGGGGAGTTCTACGCCGGCGGCATCTACTATCCGGGCGGGCATGCCCGGGAGGTGCTCACCGCCTTCAAGGCCTGGGCGCCGTCGCTCCCGGCTGATGTGTCGGCGTCGCTGGCCTTCCTGCGCCTGCCCGATCTTGAGATCGTGCCGGAACCGCTGCGCGGGCAGTTCATGATGCACCTGCGCTTCGCGCACCAGGGAACAGCGTTCGAGGGGGCGGAGCTGCTCCGGCCCATGCGGAAATGCGCCCCCATCGCCATGGACAGCGTGCGCCCCCTGCCGTACACGGAGATGGACTCGATCCACCAGGATCCGGACCAGCCCGTGCCCGTCCGGGAAGGCGGCTTCATGCTGGAGCGCCTGGACGACGACGCCGTGGAGGCCCTGCTGGCGCTGCTGGGGCCCGGCGTCGAAAGCCCGCTGCTACTGGCCGAATTGCGGCTCATGGGCGGCGAGCTGTCCACGGCGCCGGCAGGCGGCGACTGCATCGGGCCTCGGGACGCGGCCTTCAGCTTCTTCGGAGCCGGCCTGGCCGTGCCGCCGTTCGTGGCGGCGCTGCCCGGCGAATTTGCGCGGATCCGGGAGACCCTGGCCCCGTTCTCCACGGGCGGCAGCTTCATCAACCTGCACGGTCGCTTCGGCGATGCCGCGGACCGGGCCAAAGCCTGGACACCTGAGGCCTACGAGCGGCTGGTGGAGGCCAAAGCCAGCCTGGATCCCCAGAACCTCTTCCGCCACGGCCACGTGGTGGAACCGGCAGGCGTGTAGCCATCCCACCTGGATCAATCAGGCGCCGTAGCCAAGCACTGCGGCGCCTGTCCTGTTGCCTGTCCGCAGGGGCGCAGCAAGCGTAGGCTCAGTGCATGTCGGCTGCAGTCAGCATCGCGGGTCTCGTCAAGTCCTTCGGAGGCTTCAGGGCCTTGGACGGCCTGGACCTGGACGTCCGCGAAGGCGAGGTCCACGGCTTCCTCGGCCCCAACGGCGCGGGCAAGTCCACCACCCTCCGCATCCTGCTGGGCCTGCTGCGGGCCGATTCCGGACGGGTGGAAATCCTGGGCGGCGATCCATGGCGGGACGTTGTTCCGCTCCACCGGCGCATCGCCTACGTGCCGGGGGACGTCAGCCTGTGGCCCAGCCTCACGGGCGGCGAAGCGATCGACCTGCTGGGCAGGCTCCGAGGCGGTCTGGACCTGAAGTTGCGGGCGGAGCTTCTGGAGGTCTTCGAGCTGGACCCTTCCAAACGCGGCCAGGCCTACTCCAAGGGCAACCGGCAGAAGGTGGCCATTGTGGCGGCCTTGTCCTCAAACGCCGAGCTCCTCATCCTGGACGAACCCACCGCTGGCCTGGATCCGCTCATGGAGGCGATCTTCCGCGAGGAGATCCGCAGGCAGAGGGCGCGCGGCCGCAGCGTCCTGCTCTCCAGCCACATCCTCGCCGAGGTGGAAGCGTTGTCGGACCGTATCAGCATCATCCGCCGGGGAAAGGTGGTGGAGACGGGCAGCCTTGAGCAGATGCGCCGCCACGTCCGGACCAACGTCACCGCCACCCTCAGCGACGGTGCCACCCCGCTCGGCGGGCTGCCCGGCGTAGACGATCTCAGGATCGAGGGCCGTCGCGTGCGGTTCAGCGTGGACGAGGGATCGCTGGCGGCCGCCATGGGCGCCCTTGCCCTGCATGGCCTCACTGCCCTGACCGTCACGCCGCCCAGCCTGGAAGACCTCTTCCTGCAGCACTACGGCGAGCGCCTCCACCCCGACGACGGTGAAGACGACGGTGAAGACCACCGTGACACCGACGACGGCGGAGGGAACCTCCGGCAGTGAGCGGCACCCAGTTCACCGGAACCCTGCTCCTGCTGCGGCATGCCATCCGCCTGGACCGCTGGAAGCTGCTTCCCTGGCTGCTGATTTTCGGGGCCATCCCCACGGCGACATACGCCGCCTACAGCTCCATCTTCACCTCGCCCGCCGAGGCCTTGCTGCTCCAGGCCACCCTCACCACCAACCCCGCGTTCGCCCTGCTGTTCGGACCGGCCACCGACCTCACCACGGCCATCGGCTTCGTCACCTGGCGCGTGCAGATGTTCAGCATGTTCTTCGTGGCGCTGATGGCGGTCTACGCCGTCACCCGGCACACCCGTGCCGCCGAGGACTCGGGCCAGGCCGAGCTGGTGGACTCCGGCGTGGTGGGCCAGCACGCGAGGCTGGCCTCCGCCGTCCTCCTGGCCTGGATCGCGTCCGCCGCGGTGGGCCTGCTGGTGGGCGGGACGCTGGCATCCGCGGGAGCCCCGCCGTCGGGCGCTTTCGCCCTCGGTGCGCTGCTGGCGGGGATGGGCGTCGCCTTCGCCGGAGTCGCGGCGGTGACGGCCCAGCTTGGCTCGGCGGCCCGGACGGCCAACACCCTGGCCGTGTCCGTGCTCGGGATCAGCTACCTGCTGCGGGGTCTGGGCGATACCCTCACGGATGCAAGCTGGCTGCTGTGGACGAACCCCATGGGGTGGGCGGAGCGGATCCGGCCGGCCACGGACAACAATTTCTGGCCGCTGGCCCTGCTTGCCGCGGCGGGTGCCATCCTCACGGTGCTGGCCGCGTGGCTGCGCTCCCGGCGGGATTTCGGCCTGGGCATTATCCCGGGGCGGCCCGGTCCCGCTCAGGGCCAGGCGGGAATCTGGGGGCTCACCTCCCGGCTGGACCGCGGGGCGTTCTGGACCTGGGGAGTGAGCCTGGTGGCGCTGGGATCGGTGTACGGGCTGGTCACCAGCACCATGGCCACGGTGTTCGCGGACAACCCCTTCATCAAGCAGATGATCGCCTTCCGGGTGGCCACCGAGGAGCAGCTGCTCATGGCCTTCGTGGGCGTGCTGCTGCTGGTGCTGACGCTGATCAGCGGGGCCTTCGGCATCCACCTCGCCCTGCATTTCTACGCGGAGGAGGAGGAACGCCGGGCGGAGTGGGTCCTGTCCGCGCCGTTGTCCCGCCTCGGGTACTTCACGCCGACGGCGGTCCTCGCCATCCTGGCGCCGGCCGTGGGCCTCATGCTGGGCGCCCTGGCCCTGGCGGCCGGGGCGAAGGTGACGGGCTCCGCCGCGGACACGGGCACGGTCCTGCGGCAGGCCCTCGCCCAGCTGCCGGCGCTGTGGCTGGCCGCCGCCGTCGCCCTGGCCTTGGTGGGCCTGGCTCCCCGCCTGCGAGGGCTGGCATGGCTGCTGCTGGTGTACTGGTTGCTGCTGACGATGTTCGGCCCGGTGCTGAAGCTCCCGGACTGGCTGCTGAACACGAGCCCGTTCCATGTGGTGCCGAATGTTTCAGCGCCCGACGCCGATTGGTTGCCGGTGTGGTGGACGCTGGCGATTGCGGCGGTGCTGTTGGTATCGGCGCTGGCGGGCTACCGCCGTCGGGATCTGGTCTGCACCTGACCCCGGGACCTCGAAAACCGGCCGCCCGGCCTTCACACACCATCGATTTTACAAAATCGCGGCCGGGGGCCTCCGGGGTCTAGCCAAGACCGGCCGGCATGCACGATGCTTGCTGCATGTACTCAGCGTCGAGCCCATACCGCATCATTACTGTCTGCACCGGCAACATCTGCCGCTCCCCCATGGCGGAGCTCATGTTGGCCGAGGCCTTGAAGGCCCAAGGGCTGGGAGGGGACGTGGAGGTCGACTCCGCGGGGACCACCGCGTACGAGGCCGGACACCCCATAGATCCCCGGGCGGCCCGGAAACTCGACGCCCACCACATTCACTCGGCCCACCATGTTGCCCGGGCGTGGCGTCAGGAATGGTTCGGCGAGCGCGACCTCATCCTGGCCCTGGACGTGGACCACTACGGCTGGCTCCACGAGACGGCCCCGGACGGCGAATCGCTCGCCAAGATCCGCATGCTGCGCAGCTTCGATCCCGCCATGGCCGGCCGCAGCACCCTGGACCTGGGCATCGAGGACCCTTGGTACGGCGGGCACCAGGATTTCGACTCCACCTGGACCCTCATCCAGGCCGCCATTCCGGGCATTGTGGAGCACGCCCGCACGGCCATCACGGACAGCTCCGGCAAGCCGTTCGGAGGGAACCGCCTGGACCATAAGCAGGTAACCTCTATTTCATGACCCCCGCACCTGTGATCATTGCCGTCGACGGACGGTCCGGCGCAGGAAAGACCACCCTGGCCGTTGAACTGGCCGCCCGCCTCCGCGAGCATCACAAGGTGTCGCTGTTCCACCTGGAGGACATCTACCCCGGCTGGAACGGCCTGGCCGCGGGCATCGAACGGTATGTCACCACGGTCCTGACGCCCCTGAGCCAGGGCACAGCAGCGGAATGGGTCAGCTGGGACTGGGAAAAGCACTACGACGGCACACAGTTCGTCACCTTGCCGGCGGAAATCGTGATCGTGGAGGGCGTTGGCGCCGCCGCGGCGGCCGCCCGGCCCATGCTGGACGCCGTCGTCTGGGTGGATGCCCCGGGTGAGGAACGCCGCCGCCGGGCCCTGGCCCGCGACGGCAGCAGCTACGAACCCTACTGGGACCGCTGGGCCGCCCAGGAGCAGGAATGGCTGGATGCGGACCCCGTGCAGGGCAGCGCCGACATCCGCGTCCTCAACCACGCCGACGGCAAGGCCCCCGGCGATGTCCTGCAGGCCCTGAACTACCTGCCCGCCCTTGCCTCCGTGCTGGTCCCCGAACTCAGCGCCCGCCGCGGCCTGCAGCTGCGGTCCGAGAAGCTCGACGCCGTCCCGGATGCGGCCGCCCTCTTCGAGACCCTGTACGGGGCATCGGACAACGCCGTGTGGCTGGATTCCTCCAACGCCGCCACGGTGCACGGCGCTGTGGCGGCCGGCGCTGTCCCCGACGCTGGCCGGGTCCACAGCCCGGCCGCCGAGCGCAGCCGCTTCAGCATCCTCGCCGACGACGCAGGGACGTTCGGCCAGTCGGTCCTGCACAGTTCGGGGGCCACCCGGCTGACGGCCGGCTGCGCCACCGTGGAAACCAGCGGGCCGTTCTTCCGCTGGCTGGACTCCGTGTGGGGGCGCCGCGCCGTGCGCGCCCCGCGCGGCTACGAGGGCCAGTTCACCCTGGGCTGGCTGGGCTACCTCGGCTACGAACTCAAGCGCGAAACCGGCGGCAGCGACGTCCGCTCCGAAACGCCGGACGCCGCCCTGCTCTTCGCGGGCCGGGCCGTGGTGATCGACCACCGCGAGCGGGCCGTCTGGCTCCTGGCCCTGGACGCCCCCGACGCCGATGACTGGTTCCGGCTGGCAGCCGAGGCCGTGCGGGCCGCCGCCGCGCCGCCCCGTGGAGAAGCCGCCCCGCGCCTCAGCGAAACAACCCCCGCGGAGGCGACAGCCGCCGTCGGGAGCCCCGCTTTCCCGCTCGAGTTCAGCAGCCGCGACACCGCCACCGGATACAAGGGCAAGATCGCCGATGCCCAGCACGAAATCGACGAGGGCAACACGTACGAGGTCTGCCTGACCACCACGTTGGAGGCGGCGGACCCGGGGCTGGACCCGTGGCAGAGCTACCTGGCCATGCGCCGGCGCAATCCCGCCCCGTTCGCCAGTTACCTGCGCTTCGGCGGCCTGGCCGTGGCCAGCACCTCGCCCGAGCGTTTCCTGCGGATCGCCTCCGACGGCGGCATGCGGGCCGAGCCGATCAAGGGCACCCGCCGCCGGGCCGACGATGCCGTGGCGGACGCCGCGCTGCGCGAGGACCTGGCCACTTCGCTCAAGGACCGGGCCGAGAACATCATGATCGTGGACCTGCTCCGCAACGACCTGAGCCATTTCGCCGTCCCCGGCTCGGTGACCGTGAGCCGGCTGTGCGCGATCGAAAGCTACGCCACGGTGCACCAGATGGTCAGCACCATCGACGCGCACCTGCGCCCGGGGGCGCCGCGGGCCGAGGCCGTCGCGGCCGCGTTCCCGGCCGGATCGATGACCGGGGCGCCGAAGATCAGCACCATGGATATCCTGGACCGCCTCGAGTCCGGCCCGCGCGGCGTCTATTCCGGGGCGATCGGCTACTTCTCGCTGAACGCGGCCACGGACCTCGCCGTCGTGATCCGGACCCTGGTGATGGCCGCCGACGGCGACGGGCGGCGCACGCTCAGCCTCGGCGTCGGCGGTGCCATCACGGCCGATTCCTCCATGGAGGACGAGTACGAGGAGATCCGGACAAAGGCCTTCGGTGTGCTGTCGGCGCTCGGCGCGGAGTTCCCCGCGGGCTGAGTTCAGTCGTGCTCCTCCGTGCGGGCCCGCACGGTGCGGGCGTCGTTGCGGGTCAGGAAATAGTAGAAGACGCTGGCCAGGACGGCCCCCACGAACCACGAGTACGGGCCCAGGCCCGAGCCTCCCGGCAGGAAGGTCTGCAGCGCCGGGACCAGCGCCATGACGGCCGCGACGGCGGCGGCCGGGACCAGCGCGGCAATTGCCTTCAGGTTCCAGCCCTTCGTGTAGAAGTAGAGGCCCGTTTCGTCCTCGTGGTACAGGTCCGAGACTTTGCAGCGCTGGTGCCGGATGCGGAAGAAGTCCGTGAAGATGACGCCGAACAGCGGGCCAAGCAGCGCGCCGAGGCCGCCCAGGAAGTAGACGATCACCACCGGGCTGCTGAACAGGTTCCAGGGCAGGATCACGATGGCCAGGACGGCGCTGATGAGGCCGCCGCGGCGGAAGTCGATCCGGTGCGGGGCCACGTTGGCCAGGTCGTAGGAGGCCGAAACGAAGTTGGCCACCACGTTGATGCCGATCGTTGCCACCACGAACGTCACGGCGGCGATGATGGTGATCCAGGGGTTGTCGATGGCCTGGACAATGGCCACCGGGTCCGTGATGACCTTGAAGATGTCCTGGCCGCGGTACTGCGACTCGGTGAAGTAGGACGCCGCGCCGGCCGTGACCACCACGGTGACCAGGGCGAAGGCGATGAAGTTGACGGGAAGACCCCAGAAATTGCCGCGCAGGATGGTCCTACGGTCCGGGGCGAACCGCGAGAAGTCGCAGAAGTTGAGCAGCAGGGCCGAGAAGTACGTGACGGTCAGGGCGATGGCGGAGAAGAACTGCGCCACAGCGGCGGGCCCGTCCAGGGGTGCGACGCCGGGGATCGAGAGGCTGAACTTGTCCCCCGCCTGCACCACGATGTAGATCGCGAGGGCGAACATCGCCACCCAGATGGCCGGGCCCGCCCAGTCCTGGAACTTGCGGACGGTTTCCATGCCGCGGCGGATCACCAGCAGCTGGACCGCCCACAGGACCAGGAACGCGGCCCAGCCGATCGGGGTCAGGCCCAGGACGTGGGGCACGTCCGGTCCGTCCAGCGGCATGAGTTCGGGCCACACCGAGAAGAGCAGCACCAGCACGGCTTCGGAGGCCAGCCAGGTCTGGATGCCGTACCAGGCGATGGCGATCAGGGCACGGATCAGGGCGGCCAGGTTGGCGCCGAAGAGCCCGAAGGACATCCGCGCCAGCACGGGATAGGGGACGCCGGTTTTCTGGCCCGCCGTGCCGGCGAAGTTCATGAGGAAGTAGACCAGCGTGATGCCCACGACCAGGGCCAGGAAGACCTGCCAGCCCACCAGCCCGGTGATGAAGAGGCCCGCCGCGAAGGTGTAGCCCGCGATGCTGTGGACATCGCACATCCACAGGGCAAAGAGGCTGCGGACCCGCCAGTTCCGCTGCCTGGCCGGGGCAAGGTCCTCATTCCAGAGCCTGTCGCTGACCAGGCGGCCTTCGGCGAGGATCCGCACCTTCTCCGGATGCTCGTCACCCGGCCCGGGCGGTACCGGTGCACTGGGAATTTCGTCTTTCAGCCCCATGACGCCTCCGAATACGACGGCCGCCTGCATAGGCCGCAGGAGTTTCACTATTGCACGCGGCCCGGGGGCGTGCAATGGTGCCGGGACCCGCAACGGGGAGAACTACCCATGGGCCCGGAATGCGCCGGCGCGGCGATCCGCATAGGGTGGATGAGCGGAAATGTGTGGTCTTAAGGCCTTGGGGAAACAGGAGCAAAATGAGGAAATTGATTGCAGCACTCGCCATGGCCGGCCTCGCCGGCCTCACGGCCTGCGCCCCGGCAAGCGAAGCCCCTGCACCGGCCAGCACCGCGCCGGCGTCGGGCAATAGTGTCGCAAAGCCGTCGAAGTCCGCGTCGGCGGGTGCCTCCACGGGGGCCTTAGGCGTCAAGGAATCATGCGAGCGCTTCAACTCCCTCGTCGTCGATCTCAGGGCTGTGAAGGCTGAAGACTCCGATGGCTACGATGACATCTACTTCCGCGCCCAGGAGGCCAAGGACGCTGCCACCGGCGACATCAAGGGTCTCTTCGCGGCCGTGAGCATGCTGGCGCTCGATCGCTCTCTCGGCGAGACACCCTCGAAGCAGTCCCAGGACGCCATCCGCGATGCCGTGTTCGCCAACGCCGGTGAGTGCACAGCTGAAGATGTCACGCTGACCTACTGAAGACTCATGGATGCCGTCAGCCCACGCTGACGGCGCCCACAATCTCTTTCAGCAGATCGATCCGGGGCTCCACCTCGGGATTGACCACGGGCCAGATCACCACGATGCCGAGGAACCGGTTGTTCTCCCACACGCCCACTGTCGCGGCGGACTTCGCCGCACCGTCCGCGTCCAGGTAACCGGTCACGACGGCGTACGTCGCCTTGCCGGGCAGCTGCAGTTCGCCTT contains:
- a CDS encoding MFS transporter — its product is MSTLLTETKTTRGNVTALMVALLAACVAFQLNASMLSPALVTMGNELHTDQAVIGLSQTWFFTAAALFSLFLPRLSDIIGRKKILLGMMLLMAVGSVIAAMAPDVTWLFVGRIIQGVSGPTVPLCLIMLRSAVSNPRKYGTLMGLITAVNGGVAGVDSFVGGYFAENFGFRSIFWLMVVLALVATALIALLAGESKPAAGTTMDWLGVFFIVIAVGALLTALNEGSKLVGAFSTGPLMLAIGLTVVAAAAFFAFWTVEKRAKAPMVETVHLRQRSTWAPLLTTTLTMTGIFAVINGIVPAYVQAAAPGFGVGPTEMSLIILTPYALLGWVIGPISGRLAPVLGYTKVLRIGMVGSIAALAIIAFFGLSSLPMMIAGTALLGIMYAGTVNIMLNGLGVVLSPQGNPGFLPGMNAGAFNLGAGLSFLVLPAILVATSALGDAKASYLTVVVTGLVITVAAFAASLLIPKPVEAEVAK
- a CDS encoding nucleoside hydrolase; the encoded protein is MDPNTMTPERKKIILDCDPGHDDAVALLLAHGNPDIELLAVTTVVGNQTLEKVTRNALSVGTIAGITGVPFAAGCARPLVRTIETAPSIHGETGMDGPAQLESTIELDPRHAVDLIIETIMAHEPGTVTLVPTGGLTNIALAARKEPRIVERVKEVVLMGGGYHVGNWSAVAEFNIIIDPEAAHIVFNEKWPVVMVGLDLTHQALATPEVVERIAAVGTKPAQFVMELMEFFTQAYKDAQGFDYPPVHDPCAVAYVIDPTVMTTRKVPVDIELQGKLTLGMTVADFRAPAPEDCHTSVAVDLDHEKFWNLVTDALVRIGEPGEPREPGTAAPAAAAPAVAAAATAEAK
- a CDS encoding ABC transporter ATP-binding protein, translated to MSAAVSIAGLVKSFGGFRALDGLDLDVREGEVHGFLGPNGAGKSTTLRILLGLLRADSGRVEILGGDPWRDVVPLHRRIAYVPGDVSLWPSLTGGEAIDLLGRLRGGLDLKLRAELLEVFELDPSKRGQAYSKGNRQKVAIVAALSSNAELLILDEPTAGLDPLMEAIFREEIRRQRARGRSVLLSSHILAEVEALSDRISIIRRGKVVETGSLEQMRRHVRTNVTATLSDGATPLGGLPGVDDLRIEGRRVRFSVDEGSLAAAMGALALHGLTALTVTPPSLEDLFLQHYGERLHPDDGEDDGEDHRDTDDGGGNLRQ
- a CDS encoding ribokinase, which produces MTPETTGGRIVVVGSLNADLTIYCERLPLPGETVHGNGFAVNPGGKSANQAVAASKLGGHVSLVGAVGDDANGAMLLASTAGAGVDISRVRSSSVAATGVAVISVDAHGENSIIISAGANGTLSPADVADATDAFERAAVVCLCLEVSLETVAAAAQAGHDAGATVLLNLSPYAEIPQSLANLSDVLLVNAHEASLFLGDAEVPGAGADAAAWEPVRMQFAARGLERVLVTLGAHGSVVLDSQAAEGSRITRVAPTKVNAVDTTGAGDAFTGAVAARLAAGESLAYAASFASVAAALAATKKGTQAAYPAVEDVERRLAS
- a CDS encoding FAD-binding oxidoreductase, which codes for MLPLIDSLEISTLRYSVRGPVFAPADPGFDAEVAAFNLSTRHTPDVVVGALDADDVAAAVAWAAQRGLSISVQSTGHGATNAIEGGLLISTRRMQELEIDPLEMTARVGAGVQWKAVVDAAGPLGLMGLHGSTTDVGVVGYTLGGGLPVMGRKYGFASDHVIAFELVTADGTQQRVTPRSDPRLFSLLRGGKGNLGIVTAMEFKLFLLGEFYAGGIYYPGGHAREVLTAFKAWAPSLPADVSASLAFLRLPDLEIVPEPLRGQFMMHLRFAHQGTAFEGAELLRPMRKCAPIAMDSVRPLPYTEMDSIHQDPDQPVPVREGGFMLERLDDDAVEALLALLGPGVESPLLLAELRLMGGELSTAPAGGDCIGPRDAAFSFFGAGLAVPPFVAALPGEFARIRETLAPFSTGGSFINLHGRFGDAADRAKAWTPEAYERLVEAKASLDPQNLFRHGHVVEPAGV